Proteins encoded together in one Cyanobium sp. WAJ14-Wanaka window:
- a CDS encoding folylpolyglutamate synthase/dihydrofolate synthase family protein, producing MADPFDDLIEPFNRRGVDLGLDRLQAALAELGHPEASFMAVQVAGTNGKGSISTFVHAALQASGIRTGLYTSPHLLSWCERIRIGAELIGESALRQRLFDLQDLAKRHLLTPFELVTAAAFCAFAEAQCPLVVLEVGLGGRLDATTCHPNRSVVGFGPIGLDHREFLGSTLAAITTEKAGVLRPGTVAISAAQNPEVAEVLEQQAGAIGAELRWVTPLDLGQWDLGIPGELQASNGAVALGMLQALKQAGWPIKEATIRQGFACAHWPGRLQTIHWRGHSLLVDGAHNPPAARALRQELDNASGQTARRFVLGMLAHKQAPEMLRELLGPDDRAWIVPVPGHPSWNGDSLRQSCPELAEQLHTSPDWQEALGQAWASGAHQSSPEPVVVAGSLYLIGHLIADTARE from the coding sequence TTGGCTGATCCCTTTGACGACCTGATCGAACCCTTCAATCGCCGGGGCGTCGACCTGGGTCTTGATCGTCTGCAGGCAGCCCTCGCTGAATTGGGGCACCCAGAGGCCAGCTTTATGGCGGTGCAGGTGGCCGGCACCAATGGCAAGGGATCGATCTCCACCTTTGTCCATGCCGCCCTGCAGGCCTCCGGCATTCGAACTGGGCTCTACACCTCGCCCCATCTGCTGAGCTGGTGCGAACGCATTCGCATCGGCGCCGAGCTGATTGGGGAATCGGCCCTACGCCAAAGACTTTTCGACCTGCAGGACCTGGCTAAACGCCACCTGCTCACCCCCTTTGAGCTGGTCACGGCGGCGGCCTTTTGCGCCTTTGCGGAAGCCCAGTGCCCCCTGGTGGTGCTGGAGGTGGGCCTCGGCGGCCGGCTCGATGCCACCACCTGCCACCCCAACAGAAGCGTGGTGGGCTTTGGCCCCATAGGCCTGGATCACCGTGAATTTCTCGGCAGCACCTTGGCCGCCATTACCACCGAAAAGGCCGGCGTGCTGCGGCCGGGCACGGTCGCCATCAGCGCCGCCCAAAACCCTGAGGTGGCAGAGGTTTTAGAGCAGCAAGCAGGTGCAATTGGTGCCGAGCTGCGCTGGGTAACACCCCTAGACCTCGGGCAATGGGATCTGGGCATTCCCGGCGAATTGCAGGCCAGCAATGGGGCCGTGGCCCTGGGCATGCTCCAGGCCCTCAAGCAGGCCGGCTGGCCGATCAAGGAAGCCACCATTCGCCAGGGTTTTGCCTGTGCCCATTGGCCCGGGCGGCTGCAAACAATCCATTGGCGCGGCCACAGCCTGCTGGTTGATGGCGCCCACAATCCACCGGCCGCCAGGGCCCTGCGCCAGGAGCTGGACAACGCCAGTGGCCAAACAGCCAGGCGGTTTGTGTTGGGCATGCTGGCCCACAAGCAGGCGCCGGAGATGCTCCGCGAACTGCTGGGGCCAGATGATAGGGCCTGGATTGTGCCGGTGCCGGGCCACCCCAGCTGGAACGGGGATTCGCTGCGGCAGTCCTGCCCCGAGCTGGCGGAGCAACTGCACACAAGCCCCGATTGGCAGGAGGCCCTTGGCCAGGCTTGGGCCAGTGGCGCCCACCAAAGCTCCCCTGAACCGGTTGTGGTGGCAGGCTCCCTCTACCTAATCGGCCACCTAATCGCCGACACTGCGAGAGAGTGA
- a CDS encoding aspartate aminotransferase family protein has protein sequence MDTYARFPIALQRGQGVWVWDTAGKRYLDCVAGIAVCTLGHSDRRLRRTLSRQLGQLQHVSNLYQIPEQEQLAAAITGSSCADRVFFCNSGAEANEAAIKLARKHGHQVRGIGTEPGQGPVILTAQASFHGRTLAAVTATGQPKYHQGFEPMVEGFKYFPYNDTAAFESLLEQCEAHGPRVAAVLLEPLQGEGGVHPGNRAFFERVRQLCDAKQILLIFDEVQIGVGRSGRLWGYEQLGVEPDAFTLAKGLGGGIPIGALAVKAKADLFVPGEHASTFGGNPFACRAGLTVLAELERRQLLPHVQAMGSLLQELLAGLVSRHPGKLEGVRGWGLLQGLVLRSEAPSAPELVKAAMAQGLLLVPAGPQVVRFVPPLVINRRQLRRAVALLERALLSLG, from the coding sequence GTCTGGGATACGGCTGGCAAGCGCTATCTCGACTGTGTGGCTGGCATCGCCGTCTGCACCCTCGGCCATAGCGACCGCCGCCTCAGGCGGACCCTCTCCCGCCAACTGGGGCAACTGCAACACGTCTCCAACCTCTACCAGATTCCGGAGCAGGAGCAACTCGCCGCGGCCATCACCGGGAGCAGCTGCGCCGATCGGGTGTTTTTCTGCAACTCCGGTGCCGAAGCCAACGAGGCCGCCATCAAATTGGCCCGCAAGCACGGCCACCAGGTGCGGGGCATCGGCACTGAGCCTGGGCAAGGGCCCGTAATCCTCACGGCCCAGGCCAGCTTCCATGGCCGCACCCTTGCCGCCGTAACGGCCACGGGCCAGCCGAAATACCACCAGGGCTTTGAGCCGATGGTGGAGGGCTTCAAATACTTCCCCTACAACGACACCGCCGCCTTCGAAAGTCTCCTGGAGCAATGCGAGGCCCATGGCCCCAGGGTGGCGGCGGTATTGCTGGAGCCCCTCCAGGGTGAGGGCGGCGTGCACCCCGGCAACCGGGCCTTCTTTGAACGGGTACGCCAGCTCTGTGATGCCAAGCAAATCCTGCTGATCTTTGACGAGGTCCAAATCGGCGTGGGCCGTAGCGGCCGGCTCTGGGGCTACGAGCAACTGGGGGTTGAGCCAGATGCCTTCACCCTCGCCAAGGGTTTAGGCGGCGGCATTCCGATTGGGGCGCTAGCGGTTAAGGCCAAGGCCGATCTGTTCGTGCCCGGGGAGCACGCCAGCACCTTTGGCGGCAATCCCTTTGCCTGTAGAGCCGGCCTGACCGTGCTGGCCGAGCTGGAAAGGCGCCAGCTGCTGCCCCACGTGCAGGCGATGGGCAGCCTGCTCCAGGAATTACTGGCCGGCTTGGTCAGCCGCCATCCCGGCAAACTTGAAGGGGTGCGGGGCTGGGGCCTGCTGCAGGGCCTGGTGCTGCGCTCGGAAGCGCCATCGGCCCCCGAGCTGGTCAAGGCAGCCATGGCCCAGGGCCTGTTGCTCGTGCCAGCCGGCCCCCAGGTGGTGCGCTTTGTGCCACCCCTGGTGATCAATCGTCGCCAGCTGCGCAGGGCAGTGGCCCTACTTGAGCGAGCCCTGCTCAGCCTTGGCTGA